The Micromonospora sp. WMMD961 genome has a segment encoding these proteins:
- a CDS encoding cellulose binding domain-containing protein, which produces MSAMRRARRLSPGPAAIVSSPWVVVGAGVVVMVVLLFMVLGTYRGRSPAPDGASAPPALPLPSAEAPPSRSTPVASPAPVLPGLSGRASGLPPSAVAGSRSPSVAPPVSPTGGPVASRSPSRAPQGQPAVTGRYRVVQSFDGGFIGEVSMVNASAQGRGWTVRLEFSGGRLVTAWVEGVPQGTIRQSGSGFTYVSGVDVRPGGSVSLRFHMERASSTPRVCTVDEVRCGGF; this is translated from the coding sequence ATGTCCGCCATGCGTCGCGCCCGGCGACTGTCGCCCGGTCCGGCCGCGATCGTGTCGTCGCCCTGGGTCGTGGTGGGTGCAGGTGTCGTCGTGATGGTGGTCCTGCTCTTCATGGTCCTGGGCACGTACCGAGGGCGTAGTCCGGCACCGGACGGGGCGTCGGCACCGCCGGCGTTGCCGTTGCCGTCGGCGGAGGCGCCGCCGAGTCGATCCACGCCGGTGGCGTCGCCGGCGCCGGTGTTGCCGGGGTTGTCCGGGCGCGCCAGCGGGTTGCCGCCGAGTGCCGTGGCCGGTTCGCGGTCGCCGTCGGTCGCCCCGCCGGTCAGCCCGACCGGTGGGCCGGTGGCGTCGCGGTCGCCGAGCCGTGCTCCGCAGGGGCAGCCGGCGGTCACCGGGCGGTACCGGGTGGTGCAGAGTTTCGACGGCGGTTTCATCGGCGAGGTGTCGATGGTCAACGCGTCGGCCCAGGGCCGTGGTTGGACGGTGCGGTTGGAGTTCTCCGGTGGGCGGCTCGTGACCGCCTGGGTGGAGGGCGTTCCACAGGGAACGATCCGGCAGTCCGGCAGCGGTTTCACGTACGTCAGTGGGGTGGACGTGCGTCCCGGCGGGTCGGTGTCGTTGCGGTTCCACATGGAGCGGGCGTCCAGTACGCCGAGGGTGTGCACGGTGGACGAGGTGCGCTGCGGCGGCTTCTGA
- a CDS encoding aconitate hydratase codes for MKEYDVASLDTFGAKTQLRVGDASYEIFKIDKVDGHARLPYSLKILLENLLRTEDGANITADHIRQLGEWDSTAAPSVEIQFTPARVLMQDFTGVPCVVDLATMREAVRDLGGDATKVNPLAPAELVIDHSVIADLFGREDAFARNVELEYERNKERYQFLRWGQTAFNEFKVVPPGTGIVHQVNIEYLARTIMERNGQAYPDTVVGTDSHTTMVNGLGVLGWGVGGIEAEAAMLGQPVSMLIPRVVGFKLSGEMPAGTTATDLVLTITEMLRKHGVVGKFVEFYGPGVSAVPLANRATIGNMSPEYGSTVAIFPIDAETIRYLELTGRDAAQVALVEAYAKEQGLWHDPAAEPEYSERLELDLSTIEPSLAGPKRPQDRVPLGSAKTLFRSALTDYVADDSAGERDLKPSVAREELPRGANGPADEASAESFPASDPPANEFSDPADEPRDLETAAAGAGGRATNPVRVTGADGVEYELDHGAVVIAAITSCTNTSNPQVMIGAALLARNAVDKGLSRKPWVKTTLAPGSKVVMDYYERAGLTPYLDKLGFNLVGYGCTTCIGNSGPLPEEVSAAVNEHDLSVVSVLSGNRNFEGRINPDVKMNYLASPPLVVAYALAGTMDIDLANEPIGEDTEGNPVYLREIWPSSAEIQDVIAQAIGATGFSAAYADVFAGDERWQSLPTPTGDTFAWENDSTYVRKPPYFEGMQQEPSPVVDIAGARVLAKLGDSVTTDHISPAGAIKADSPAGTYLAEHGVPRHEFNSYGSRRGNHEVMIRGTFANIRLRNQLVPGVEGGFTVNHLTGEQTSIYDASVAYQEADIPLVVLAGKEYGSGSSRDWAAKGTMLLGVRAVIAESYERIHRSNLIGMGVLPLQFPVDVTAESLGLTGTETFTITGVTALNDGETPRTVQVSTDTGVEFDAVVRIDTPGEADYYRHGGILQFVLRRMIAN; via the coding sequence GTGAAGGAGTACGACGTGGCGAGCCTCGACACCTTCGGTGCGAAGACCCAGCTACGCGTCGGAGACGCGAGCTACGAGATTTTCAAGATCGACAAGGTGGACGGCCACGCTCGGCTGCCGTACAGCCTGAAGATCCTGCTGGAGAACCTGCTGCGGACCGAGGACGGCGCGAACATCACCGCCGACCACATCCGCCAGCTCGGCGAGTGGGACTCCACCGCCGCCCCGAGCGTGGAGATCCAGTTCACCCCGGCGCGGGTCCTGATGCAGGACTTCACCGGCGTGCCCTGCGTGGTGGACCTGGCCACCATGCGCGAGGCCGTACGCGACCTGGGCGGCGACGCCACCAAGGTCAACCCCCTCGCCCCGGCCGAGCTGGTCATCGACCACTCGGTCATCGCCGATCTGTTCGGCCGCGAGGACGCGTTCGCCCGCAACGTCGAGCTGGAGTACGAGCGCAACAAGGAGCGCTACCAGTTCCTGCGCTGGGGTCAGACCGCGTTCAACGAGTTCAAGGTCGTCCCGCCGGGTACCGGCATCGTGCACCAGGTCAACATCGAGTACCTGGCCCGCACCATCATGGAACGCAACGGGCAGGCGTACCCGGACACCGTCGTCGGCACCGACTCGCACACCACGATGGTCAACGGCCTCGGCGTGCTGGGCTGGGGCGTCGGCGGCATCGAGGCCGAGGCCGCGATGCTCGGCCAGCCGGTCAGCATGCTGATCCCCCGCGTGGTGGGCTTCAAGCTCTCCGGCGAGATGCCGGCCGGCACCACCGCCACCGACCTGGTGCTGACCATCACCGAGATGCTGCGCAAGCACGGTGTGGTCGGCAAGTTCGTCGAGTTCTACGGCCCCGGCGTCAGCGCCGTGCCGCTGGCCAACCGGGCCACCATCGGCAACATGTCCCCGGAGTACGGCTCCACCGTGGCGATCTTCCCGATCGACGCGGAGACGATCCGCTACCTGGAGCTGACCGGCCGCGACGCCGCGCAGGTCGCGCTCGTCGAGGCGTACGCCAAGGAGCAGGGCCTCTGGCACGACCCGGCGGCCGAGCCGGAGTACTCGGAGCGCCTGGAGCTGGACCTCAGCACCATCGAGCCGTCGCTCGCCGGCCCGAAGCGCCCGCAGGACCGGGTGCCGCTGGGCAGCGCGAAGACGCTGTTCCGCTCCGCGTTGACCGACTACGTCGCCGACGACTCCGCCGGTGAGCGTGACCTCAAGCCGAGCGTGGCGCGTGAGGAGCTGCCCCGCGGCGCCAACGGCCCGGCCGACGAGGCCAGCGCCGAGTCCTTCCCGGCCAGCGACCCGCCGGCCAACGAGTTCAGCGACCCGGCCGACGAGCCGCGCGACCTGGAGACGGCCGCCGCCGGAGCGGGTGGCCGGGCCACCAACCCGGTCCGGGTCACCGGCGCCGACGGTGTCGAGTACGAGCTGGACCACGGCGCCGTGGTGATCGCCGCGATCACCTCCTGCACCAACACCTCGAACCCGCAGGTGATGATCGGTGCGGCGCTGCTGGCCCGGAACGCCGTCGACAAGGGACTGAGCCGCAAGCCCTGGGTGAAGACCACCCTGGCGCCCGGCTCGAAGGTCGTCATGGACTACTACGAGCGGGCCGGTCTCACGCCGTACCTGGACAAGCTCGGCTTCAACCTGGTCGGCTACGGCTGCACCACCTGCATCGGCAACTCGGGCCCGCTGCCCGAGGAGGTGTCCGCCGCGGTCAACGAGCACGACCTGTCGGTCGTCTCGGTGCTCTCCGGCAACCGCAACTTCGAAGGCCGGATCAACCCGGACGTCAAGATGAACTACCTGGCGTCCCCGCCGCTGGTGGTCGCCTACGCCCTGGCCGGCACGATGGACATCGACCTGGCCAACGAGCCGATCGGCGAGGACACCGAGGGCAACCCGGTCTACCTGCGCGAGATCTGGCCGAGCAGCGCCGAGATCCAGGACGTCATCGCGCAGGCGATCGGCGCGACCGGGTTCAGCGCCGCGTACGCCGACGTCTTCGCCGGCGACGAGCGGTGGCAGTCGCTGCCCACCCCGACCGGCGACACCTTCGCCTGGGAGAACGACTCCACCTACGTGCGCAAGCCCCCGTACTTCGAGGGCATGCAGCAGGAGCCGAGCCCGGTCGTCGACATCGCCGGTGCCCGGGTGCTGGCCAAGCTGGGTGACTCGGTGACCACCGACCACATCTCGCCGGCCGGCGCCATCAAGGCCGACTCCCCGGCCGGCACGTACCTCGCCGAGCACGGGGTGCCCCGCCACGAGTTCAACTCGTACGGCTCCCGCCGGGGCAACCACGAGGTGATGATCCGGGGCACCTTCGCCAACATCCGGCTGCGCAACCAGCTGGTGCCCGGGGTGGAGGGCGGCTTCACCGTCAACCACCTCACCGGCGAGCAGACCTCGATCTACGACGCCTCGGTGGCCTACCAGGAGGCCGACATCCCGCTGGTCGTGCTGGCCGGCAAGGAGTACGGCTCGGGCTCGTCGCGGGACTGGGCGGCCAAGGGCACGATGCTGCTGGGCGTCCGGGCGGTCATCGCCGAGTCGTACGAGCGGATCCACCGCTCCAACCTGATCGGCATGGGTGTGCTGCCGCTGCAGTTCCCGGTGGACGTCACCGCCGAGTCGCTCGGCCTCACCGGCACCGAGACGTTCACCATCACCGGGGTGACCGCGCTCAACGACGGCGAGACCCCGCGCACCGTGCAGGTCAGCACCGACACCGGCGTGGAGTTCGACGCCGTGGTGCGGATCGACACTCCCGGTGAGGCGGACTACTACCGGCACGGCGGCATCCTGCAGTTCGTGCTGCGCCGCATGATCGCCAACTGA
- a CDS encoding type II toxin-antitoxin system prevent-host-death family antitoxin: protein MAGEAAAQFNIHDAKTNLSRIIERVEHGEEIVISRAGNPVAKVIPLRRTTRTGRGSLRGALDLTGDWDSDEINDEITRDFGLPG, encoded by the coding sequence GTGGCCGGTGAAGCTGCGGCGCAGTTCAACATCCACGATGCGAAGACGAACCTGTCACGCATCATCGAACGGGTCGAGCACGGCGAGGAAATCGTGATCAGCCGGGCTGGCAACCCGGTCGCCAAGGTCATTCCTCTTCGTCGTACCACACGCACCGGTCGCGGGTCTCTGCGCGGTGCGCTGGATCTGACCGGTGACTGGGATTCCGACGAGATCAACGACGAGATCACCCGCGACTTCGGGCTGCCCGGATGA
- a CDS encoding type II toxin-antitoxin system VapC family toxin, giving the protein MRLLLDTHVVLWWLTDDPVLATDIKDRIDTEPDVYLSPVTLWEVAIKQSLGKLPGPADLTERIRDAELRELPIRHDHAIAAGRLPLIHRDPFDRMLVAQARHEGLTLVTRDDRIQKYDVPILVA; this is encoded by the coding sequence ATGAGGCTCTTGCTCGACACGCACGTGGTGCTCTGGTGGCTGACCGACGACCCGGTCCTCGCCACGGACATCAAGGACCGCATCGACACCGAACCCGACGTGTACCTGAGCCCGGTCACGCTGTGGGAGGTCGCGATCAAACAGTCGCTCGGCAAGCTGCCCGGCCCGGCCGATCTGACCGAACGGATCCGTGATGCCGAACTGCGGGAACTCCCGATCCGCCACGATCACGCCATCGCGGCAGGTCGACTGCCGCTGATCCACCGGGATCCCTTCGACCGGATGCTTGTCGCGCAGGCCCGGCATGAAGGGCTGACCCTTGTCACCAGGGACGACCGCATCCAGAAGTACGACGTACCGATCCTGGTGGCGTGA
- a CDS encoding DUF5753 domain-containing protein, with amino-acid sequence MNRAVQAAMVERGHTAESLAAQIGVDPKTAAKWASTGRIPQTRHRARVAELLGRNVDELWPDALKRRTPAWFRPWAEIEREALSLRSFQLAWIPGLLQTKAYALATLVGEALTPAEADDLAEARLSRQAVLRRERPPLLVAVLDEAILRRTVDGDRAMMREQCERLAEQAALPNVSLFIVPADVGMYPGLGGPFTIAEMPDGARVAHVDSQAQAQLIDKVADVATLDRRWERIRDGALSRAQSLNLIREAAASWT; translated from the coding sequence ATGAATCGAGCCGTACAGGCGGCGATGGTCGAGAGGGGCCACACAGCTGAGAGTCTCGCTGCTCAGATCGGTGTCGATCCGAAGACGGCAGCGAAGTGGGCGAGCACGGGACGTATTCCTCAGACGCGCCATCGTGCGCGGGTTGCCGAGTTGCTCGGCCGGAACGTTGACGAGTTGTGGCCCGACGCGCTGAAGCGCCGGACGCCCGCCTGGTTCCGCCCCTGGGCAGAGATCGAGCGCGAGGCGCTGTCGCTGCGATCGTTCCAGCTCGCGTGGATTCCGGGGCTTCTGCAGACCAAGGCGTACGCCTTGGCAACGCTGGTCGGTGAGGCGCTGACACCGGCCGAGGCCGACGATCTCGCCGAGGCGCGACTGAGTCGACAGGCCGTCCTGCGGCGGGAACGCCCGCCGCTACTCGTCGCGGTCCTCGACGAGGCAATCCTCCGGCGCACCGTCGACGGCGACCGGGCCATGATGCGGGAGCAGTGCGAGCGGCTGGCCGAGCAGGCCGCCCTGCCGAACGTGTCGCTCTTCATCGTGCCCGCCGACGTGGGCATGTATCCGGGCCTCGGCGGGCCGTTCACCATCGCCGAGATGCCGGACGGCGCGCGGGTCGCCCACGTCGACAGCCAGGCGCAGGCGCAGCTCATCGACAAGGTTGCCGACGTTGCTACGCTCGATCGACGGTGGGAACGCATTCGTGACGGAGCCCTGTCGCGGGCGCAGTCCCTCAATCTCATCAGGGAAGCGGCAGCCTCATGGACCTGA
- a CDS encoding DUF397 domain-containing protein, with translation MDLTGARWRKSSKSGNNGGDCVEVADNLPGVIGVRDSKDPAGPALAFDPAAWSRFLELAKRG, from the coding sequence ATGGACCTGACCGGCGCTCGGTGGCGCAAGAGCAGCAAGAGTGGCAACAACGGCGGTGACTGCGTCGAGGTGGCCGACAACCTCCCGGGCGTCATCGGCGTACGCGACTCCAAGGACCCGGCCGGTCCGGCGCTCGCCTTCGACCCGGCGGCCTGGTCCCGATTCCTCGAGTTGGCCAAGCGCGGCTGA
- a CDS encoding sigma-70 family RNA polymerase sigma factor — protein MSQRRAMRPEAPAGAAAEAVAAAGVEAYPRIVATLIRVTGDWALAEDCAQEALAVALERWPVDGVPANPGGWLMTVARNRALDVLRRATVERRKLHDLALLTPSDAQPEPEVREDVVDDRLRLIFTCCHPALALEARVALTLRTVCGVPTAAIARLLLVSESTMTRRLTRARTRIAQAGIPYRVPHGPALTERLPGVLAVLYLLFTRGYVADGEPAFADEAVRLARLLDRLMPSQSEVAALLALLLFQHSRRDARRDVAGNLLTLERQDRARWDRAAIAEGVEALHRVRHDGPYAWQARIAACHATSASADDTDWPTIARAYDALADLRPSPVIALNRAVAHGYAYGPAVGLVLLDAARAGGGLDGYPLAVAVQADLVARQGDRRRAAGLFRQAAAMVGSTAERRALLERADDLADS, from the coding sequence ATGTCGCAGCGCCGGGCGATGCGCCCGGAGGCACCGGCCGGCGCGGCGGCGGAAGCCGTCGCGGCGGCCGGCGTCGAGGCGTACCCCCGGATCGTCGCGACCCTGATCAGGGTGACCGGGGACTGGGCGTTGGCCGAGGACTGCGCCCAGGAGGCCCTGGCCGTCGCGCTGGAGCGTTGGCCCGTCGACGGCGTGCCGGCCAACCCGGGCGGCTGGCTCATGACAGTGGCCCGCAACCGGGCGCTCGACGTGCTGCGCCGGGCCACAGTGGAGCGCCGCAAGCTGCACGACCTGGCGTTGCTCACGCCGTCCGACGCGCAGCCCGAGCCCGAGGTGAGGGAGGACGTGGTGGACGACCGGCTACGGCTTATCTTCACCTGCTGCCATCCGGCGCTCGCGCTCGAGGCCCGGGTGGCGTTGACGCTGCGCACCGTCTGTGGCGTGCCGACCGCCGCCATCGCCCGGCTGCTGCTGGTCAGCGAGTCGACGATGACCCGGCGGCTGACCCGGGCCCGGACCCGCATCGCGCAGGCCGGCATCCCCTACCGGGTGCCGCACGGGCCGGCGTTGACCGAGCGGCTGCCCGGCGTCCTCGCGGTGCTGTACCTGCTGTTCACCCGGGGCTACGTCGCCGACGGCGAGCCGGCCTTCGCCGACGAGGCGGTGCGGCTGGCCCGGCTGCTCGACCGGTTGATGCCGTCGCAGTCGGAGGTGGCCGCGCTGCTGGCGCTGCTGCTGTTCCAGCACTCCCGCCGGGACGCCCGCCGCGACGTCGCCGGCAACCTGCTCACCCTGGAACGACAGGATCGCGCGCGGTGGGACCGTGCGGCCATCGCCGAGGGCGTGGAAGCCCTCCATCGGGTACGCCACGACGGGCCGTACGCGTGGCAGGCCCGGATCGCCGCCTGCCACGCCACCTCGGCCTCGGCCGATGACACCGACTGGCCGACGATCGCGCGGGCCTACGACGCGTTGGCCGACCTCCGTCCCTCCCCGGTGATCGCGCTCAACCGCGCTGTCGCGCACGGGTACGCGTACGGGCCGGCCGTCGGGTTGGTGCTGCTCGACGCGGCGCGTGCCGGGGGAGGGCTGGACGGCTATCCGCTCGCCGTGGCGGTGCAGGCCGACCTGGTGGCCCGGCAGGGCGACCGACGTCGCGCCGCCGGACTGTTCCGGCAGGCCGCGGCGATGGTGGGCTCGACCGCCGAGCGCCGTGCGCTGCTCGAGCGTGCCGACGACCTCGCCGACAGCTAG
- a CDS encoding YciI family protein yields MKYMMFVCSDSEPDTDPTELPDIHKWVAENDSRGRRLTGDALAPTSAATTVRVRDGELLVSEGPFAETAEVIVGFDLIECADLDEAIEVARTHPMAREGRLELRPFADLPD; encoded by the coding sequence ATGAAGTACATGATGTTCGTGTGCAGTGACAGCGAGCCGGACACCGACCCCACCGAACTACCCGACATCCACAAGTGGGTGGCGGAGAACGACTCTCGTGGCCGCCGCCTGACCGGCGACGCGCTGGCGCCGACCAGCGCGGCCACCACCGTCCGGGTGCGCGACGGTGAGCTGCTCGTCTCCGAGGGGCCGTTCGCGGAGACCGCCGAGGTGATCGTGGGCTTCGACCTGATCGAGTGCGCTGACCTGGACGAGGCGATCGAGGTGGCCCGCACCCACCCGATGGCCCGCGAGGGGCGACTGGAACTGCGACCGTTCGCGGACCTGCCCGACTGA
- a CDS encoding ATP/GTP-binding protein — MDYGHSDRPAGATPLPTAIKILVAGGFGVGKTTMVGAVSETRPLRTEEVLTESGVGIDDLSGVEGKSTTTVAMDFGRITISDDLVLYLFGTPGQDRFWFVWDELALGAIGAVVLADTRRLADCFPSIDYFEGRGTPFVVAVNCFADARRYRLDEVQAALNLDPGVPVLLCDARQRESSKEVLVTLMEHAMKTREARRRAASGD; from the coding sequence ATGGACTACGGGCACTCTGACCGGCCGGCGGGAGCGACGCCTCTGCCCACCGCGATCAAGATCCTGGTCGCCGGCGGCTTCGGCGTGGGCAAGACGACCATGGTCGGTGCGGTCAGCGAGACCCGGCCCCTGCGCACCGAGGAGGTGCTGACCGAGTCCGGCGTCGGCATCGACGACCTGTCCGGTGTGGAGGGCAAGTCCACTACCACAGTGGCCATGGACTTCGGCCGGATCACCATCAGCGACGACCTGGTGCTGTACCTGTTCGGCACGCCCGGCCAGGACCGGTTCTGGTTCGTCTGGGACGAGTTGGCGTTGGGCGCCATCGGTGCGGTGGTGCTGGCCGACACCCGTCGGCTCGCCGACTGCTTCCCGTCGATCGACTACTTCGAGGGCCGGGGCACCCCGTTCGTGGTCGCGGTGAACTGCTTCGCCGACGCCCGGCGGTACCGGCTCGACGAGGTGCAGGCCGCGCTGAACCTGGACCCGGGGGTGCCGGTGCTGCTCTGCGACGCCCGGCAGCGCGAGTCCAGCAAGGAGGTGCTCGTCACGCTGATGGAGCACGCCATGAAGACCCGCGAGGCCCGTCGCCGCGCCGCCAGCGGAGACTGA
- a CDS encoding DUF742 domain-containing protein translates to MTVQGESADHQWVDDHAGPVVRPYAVTRGRARPVTGTFDLISLVTATQAEVTPEIGLGPEHVAIVGLCQRIQSVAEIAAHLDLPVGTIRVLLGDLAARSLVRVREPQTTAGLPDNSIFEAVINGLRAL, encoded by the coding sequence ATGACGGTGCAGGGGGAGTCCGCAGACCATCAGTGGGTGGATGACCACGCGGGTCCGGTCGTGCGCCCGTACGCGGTGACGCGCGGGCGGGCCCGCCCGGTCACCGGCACCTTCGACCTGATCTCCCTGGTCACCGCGACCCAAGCCGAGGTCACGCCGGAGATCGGTCTCGGTCCGGAGCACGTGGCGATCGTCGGACTGTGCCAGCGCATACAGTCCGTCGCCGAGATCGCCGCCCATCTCGACCTGCCGGTGGGCACCATCCGGGTGCTCCTCGGTGATCTGGCGGCCCGCAGCCTGGTGCGGGTCCGCGAGCCGCAGACCACGGCCGGTCTTCCCGACAACAGCATCTTCGAGGCGGTAATCAATGGACTACGGGCACTCTGA
- a CDS encoding roadblock/LC7 domain-containing protein, whose protein sequence is MAQKTASSADLTWLLDDLVGRVKQAEHAVALSSDGLLMAASQGLSRDDGEHLAAMAAGIQSLARGAGKRFGGGQVQQTIIEMQSSFLFVTAAGRNACLAVLASEDADVGLIAYEMAMLVTRVGKYVASPSRATEQSVDER, encoded by the coding sequence GTGGCGCAGAAGACGGCTTCGAGTGCCGACCTGACGTGGTTGCTGGATGATCTGGTGGGCCGGGTGAAGCAGGCCGAGCATGCGGTCGCGCTCTCCAGCGACGGGCTGTTGATGGCCGCCTCCCAGGGTCTGAGCCGGGACGACGGCGAGCACCTGGCGGCGATGGCGGCCGGCATCCAGAGCCTGGCCCGAGGTGCGGGGAAGCGCTTCGGTGGCGGGCAGGTGCAGCAGACCATCATCGAGATGCAGTCGTCGTTCCTGTTCGTCACCGCGGCCGGACGCAACGCCTGCCTGGCAGTCCTGGCCAGCGAGGACGCCGATGTGGGCCTGATCGCCTACGAGATGGCGATGCTGGTCACCCGCGTCGGCAAGTACGTCGCGTCTCCGTCCCGTGCAACTGAGCAGTCGGTCGACGAGAGGTAG